The Bacteroidales bacterium genome includes a window with the following:
- a CDS encoding 4Fe-4S binding protein, which translates to MGVKTYRIIVKGVFFALALFAVFNITPNKYYMLILLGLTLVITLLFRTVFCGWVCPIGTLFDLLRGVGKGFGKIPFVKPINKKYKKWIKKNTVVLRKIDKYVRFFRYVFFLWILQSALLGIASIKNEGERGIESVLYLVIVMLVAGLFIERAWCKYSCPVGALMGIVGKLSPTSITRNEDACISCNICSNTCPMNIDVVKRDFVKDIDCQTCMKCVDACPVDNALDLKMKPTLFNKKDSSKRAS; encoded by the coding sequence ATGGGTGTAAAGACATATCGGATAATAGTTAAAGGCGTTTTCTTTGCGCTCGCTTTATTTGCTGTTTTCAATATTACTCCCAATAAGTATTATATGCTTATTCTTCTTGGATTAACATTGGTAATTACCCTTTTATTTCGTACTGTTTTTTGTGGTTGGGTATGTCCAATTGGAACACTTTTCGATTTGCTAAGAGGTGTAGGAAAGGGCTTTGGAAAAATCCCATTTGTTAAACCGATAAACAAAAAATATAAAAAATGGATTAAAAAGAATACTGTGGTTTTACGTAAAATTGATAAATACGTTAGATTCTTTCGATATGTATTTTTTTTATGGATTTTACAATCTGCACTTTTGGGTATTGCATCAATTAAAAATGAAGGTGAACGAGGAATAGAAAGTGTTTTGTATTTAGTAATTGTTATGTTAGTTGCCGGACTCTTTATTGAGAGAGCATGGTGTAAATACAGTTGTCCTGTAGGTGCGTTAATGGGAATTGTTGGGAAGCTAAGTCCCACAAGCATAACAAGAAATGAGGATGCTTGTATCTCCTGTAATATTTGCTCAAATACTTGTCCGATGAATATTGATGTAGTAAAAAGAGATTTTGTAAAAGATATTGATTGTCAGACATGTATGAAATGTGTTGATGCTTGTCCTGTTGATAATGCTTTGGATTTAAAAATGAAACCCACTCTTTTTAATAAAAAAGATTCCTCGAAAAGGGCAAGTTAA
- a CDS encoding ABC transporter permease, with amino-acid sequence MNTELYIARHLIQKHSHNFSRPIIRISILSVVLGLAVMLLSVSIVTGFKKEIRDKVTGFAGHIQINKYDSNSSFEASPINYGDSLKQGIEQIDGVRHVQPVATKAGIMQAKEDMLGIILKGVDFNFDTAFFAKHILEGRFPDIGPNKRSDEILISKYIADHLQLALKDTVRVYFLNNIETTVRGRRLFVSGIYETSFEEFDESFVVADQRHVQRLNNWTKDQVSGIEVFIDDFDHMEAITEKIYAKLDYNLTASNAKDLYPQIFDWLALQDINVVVILTLMLLISSVSMISTLLVLILERTTTIGVLKALGTQNASIRKIFLYQAVYIIIRGLFWGNLLGLGLAVLQKYFGIIKLDQANYYMSEVPINLDILPLLWVNVLSLAIILLFLLIPSFIASKISPVSAIRYE; translated from the coding sequence TTGAATACCGAACTTTATATTGCAAGGCATCTTATTCAAAAGCATTCGCATAATTTTTCGCGACCTATTATTCGTATTTCTATTTTAAGCGTGGTGCTTGGATTAGCGGTAATGTTGCTTTCTGTTTCTATAGTTACAGGTTTTAAAAAAGAAATTCGTGATAAGGTAACGGGATTTGCCGGACATATTCAGATTAACAAATACGATTCTAATTCGTCTTTCGAAGCTTCGCCTATAAATTATGGCGATTCGTTGAAGCAAGGAATAGAACAGATAGATGGTGTTAGGCATGTGCAGCCTGTGGCTACTAAAGCCGGAATAATGCAAGCAAAAGAGGATATGCTTGGTATTATTTTAAAAGGTGTTGATTTTAATTTTGATACTGCTTTTTTCGCAAAACATATTCTCGAAGGTCGTTTTCCTGATATTGGTCCCAACAAACGATCGGATGAAATTTTAATTTCAAAGTATATAGCAGATCATCTACAGTTGGCTTTGAAAGATACAGTTAGAGTTTATTTTTTAAATAATATTGAAACTACTGTTAGAGGGAGACGATTGTTTGTAAGCGGAATATATGAAACCAGTTTTGAGGAATTTGATGAGTCTTTTGTGGTAGCAGATCAACGTCATGTTCAGCGTTTAAACAATTGGACTAAAGACCAAGTAAGCGGAATAGAAGTTTTTATAGATGATTTTGATCATATGGAAGCAATTACAGAAAAGATATACGCTAAATTGGATTATAATTTAACGGCTAGCAATGCTAAAGATTTATATCCTCAGATCTTTGACTGGTTGGCTTTACAGGATATTAATGTAGTGGTTATTTTGACTTTGATGCTTTTGATTTCTTCAGTAAGTATGATATCTACTTTGTTGGTGCTTATTTTGGAAAGAACAACCACTATTGGAGTTCTTAAAGCCTTGGGAACCCAAAATGCGAGTATTCGAAAGATATTTTTGTATCAAGCCGTTTACATCATTATAAGAGGTTTGTTTTGGGGAAATCTGCTTGGATTGGGTTTGGCTGTTCTTCAGAAATATTTTGGAATAATTAAACTCGATCAGGCTAATTATTATATGTCGGAAGTCCCCATAAACTTAGATATTCTACCTTTGCTATGGGTTAATGTTTTAAGCTTAGCAATTATCCTTTTATTTCTTTTGATACCTTCTTTTATAGCTTCAAAAATTAGCCCTGTATCAGCCATACGGTACGAGTAG
- a CDS encoding DUF1343 domain-containing protein produces MLGKKLQFLFLILLIAMFSQAQSPIPAANQTEKYFYQIRGKQLGIVANQSSRIKNTHIVDSLLNAGFKIQKVFAPEHGFRGQAEAGAHISNGLDSKTGIPIISLYGSSKKPSKESLEGIELMIFDIQDVGVRFYTYISTLTYIMEACAENDIPLLILDRPNPNANYIDGPVLEKEFQSFVGLLPIPVVHAMTLGELALMINGEGWLKNQAQCELSIIPVKDYNHQMPYHLPISPSPNLPNDNSIALYPSLCFFEGTPISIGRGTDYPFQLIGYPEAKEKRFSFKPQSVEGKSAHPKFENQLCYGLDLREFSTKYGRPNKLNLQYIIDFYSSYPDKAKFFTNFFNLLAGNDKLQEQIKTGKTEVEIRKSWESELNTFKAKRKKYLLYTD; encoded by the coding sequence ATGCTTGGCAAGAAACTACAATTCCTTTTTTTAATATTGCTTATCGCGATGTTTTCACAAGCGCAGTCCCCTATTCCTGCTGCTAATCAGACAGAAAAATATTTTTATCAAATTAGAGGAAAACAACTTGGTATTGTAGCTAATCAAAGCAGCCGTATTAAAAATACTCATATAGTTGATTCTTTATTAAATGCCGGATTTAAAATCCAAAAAGTCTTTGCTCCTGAGCATGGTTTTCGTGGACAAGCCGAAGCCGGAGCACATATTAGCAATGGACTGGATTCCAAAACAGGCATTCCAATTATTTCTCTTTATGGCAGCAGTAAAAAGCCATCTAAAGAAAGTTTAGAAGGAATTGAACTGATGATTTTTGATATTCAAGATGTTGGAGTGCGATTCTATACGTATATCTCAACATTAACTTATATTATGGAGGCTTGCGCCGAGAATGATATTCCTCTTTTAATTTTAGATCGCCCCAATCCTAATGCTAATTATATCGACGGACCTGTTTTGGAAAAGGAGTTTCAGTCTTTCGTCGGACTACTTCCTATTCCCGTTGTTCACGCTATGACTTTAGGCGAATTGGCTTTAATGATAAACGGCGAAGGCTGGTTAAAAAACCAAGCACAATGTGAGTTAAGCATTATTCCTGTCAAGGATTATAATCACCAAATGCCTTATCATTTGCCTATATCTCCTTCACCAAATTTACCCAATGATAATTCCATTGCACTCTACCCTTCGCTTTGCTTTTTTGAAGGAACTCCAATAAGTATTGGACGTGGAACCGATTATCCTTTCCAACTTATTGGTTATCCTGAAGCTAAAGAAAAAAGGTTTTCGTTTAAACCGCAAAGTGTAGAAGGAAAAAGCGCACATCCCAAATTTGAAAATCAGCTTTGCTACGGACTCGACTTACGTGAATTTTCAACTAAATACGGTCGTCCAAACAAACTTAATTTGCAATATATAATAGATTTTTACTCCTCTTATCCTGATAAGGCTAAATTCTTCACCAATTTTTTCAATCTGTTAGCAGGAAACGATAAATTACAAGAGCAAATAAAAACCGGAAAAACAGAAGTGGAGATAAGAAAAAGTTGGGAAAGCGAATTAAACACTTTCAAGGCTAAAAGAAAAAAGTATTTGCTTTATACTGATTAA
- the mtnA gene encoding S-methyl-5-thioribose-1-phosphate isomerase, producing the protein MNVNGKHYRTIWLNPDNKKSIQIIDQRKLPFYFEIETISTVKEMCIAIKDMHLRGAGLIGAAGAYGMYLASIEAQNETNFIEAIEKSASLLKATRPTAVNLTWAVDLMLKNIGTDKNIQNALKSAEAIANQDAEACRLIGEHGLSLIREISYKKNGETVNILTHCNAGWLAFVDYGSATAPIYAAFDKDIDVHVWVDETRPRNQGARLTSWELEQHGIKHTVIPDNTGGYLMQKGMVDLVIVGSDRTTKTGDVANKIGTYLKALAAKDNDIPFYVALPSSTIDWKMEDGLKEIPIEKRNQQEISHIEGVYKDKIVEVMITPERNVGGNYGFDITPARLVSGLITERGICKADKESILNLYPEHDN; encoded by the coding sequence ATGAACGTAAACGGAAAACATTATAGAACAATTTGGTTAAATCCGGATAATAAGAAGAGCATCCAGATTATTGATCAGCGAAAGCTTCCTTTCTATTTTGAGATTGAAACTATTTCTACCGTAAAGGAAATGTGCATTGCCATTAAAGATATGCACTTACGTGGAGCCGGATTGATTGGTGCGGCAGGTGCTTATGGTATGTATTTGGCAAGTATCGAAGCTCAAAACGAAACAAATTTCATAGAAGCTATCGAAAAATCAGCATCGCTTTTAAAAGCAACCCGACCAACAGCTGTTAATCTGACTTGGGCAGTAGATTTAATGCTTAAAAATATAGGAACAGATAAAAATATTCAAAATGCGCTTAAATCTGCTGAAGCCATTGCCAATCAAGATGCAGAAGCTTGCCGACTAATCGGTGAACATGGTCTATCATTAATCCGAGAAATAAGTTATAAGAAAAATGGAGAAACCGTAAACATTCTCACTCATTGCAATGCAGGCTGGTTGGCGTTTGTGGATTACGGATCGGCAACAGCTCCAATTTATGCCGCATTTGATAAAGATATTGATGTACACGTTTGGGTCGACGAAACACGACCTCGCAACCAAGGAGCACGTTTAACCTCTTGGGAATTGGAGCAACACGGAATAAAGCATACCGTAATCCCCGACAATACCGGAGGTTATTTAATGCAGAAAGGAATGGTTGATTTAGTTATTGTTGGCTCCGACAGAACAACAAAGACAGGAGATGTCGCCAATAAAATTGGCACTTATTTAAAAGCTTTAGCAGCAAAAGACAATGACATTCCTTTTTATGTTGCACTTCCCTCTTCTACTATTGATTGGAAAATGGAGGATGGATTAAAAGAAATCCCAATAGAAAAACGTAACCAACAAGAAATCAGTCATATTGAAGGTGTTTACAAAGATAAAATAGTTGAAGTAATGATTACTCCCGAAAGGAATGTAGGTGGTAATTATGGTTTTGATATTACCCCTGCCCGATTGGTAAGTGGCTTAATTACCGAACGTGGGATTTGTAAAGCTGATAAGGAAAGTATTTTAAATTTATATCCCGAACATGACAACTAA
- a CDS encoding class II aldolase/adducin family protein, with translation MTTNQDEGYIKFHYEWIPARLPEIKLEELIYWRQKLYQAKLIGSYPNGIGFGNISQRYQDNQFIISASATGNKDVLDASHFSLVDEFNLDKNWLSCIGNLPASSESLSHAAIYSASPQTKAIIHIHNLQLWKKYLNRLPTSDVSAPYGTPEMAYSLQSLILKEKSDTGLIVMGGHEEGILIYASDLKQAGKKALSLT, from the coding sequence ATGACAACTAATCAAGACGAAGGCTATATAAAATTCCATTATGAGTGGATTCCGGCAAGACTACCTGAAATCAAGCTTGAAGAACTTATCTATTGGCGACAAAAACTGTATCAAGCAAAGCTGATAGGGAGTTATCCCAATGGCATTGGTTTTGGAAATATCAGTCAACGCTATCAAGACAATCAATTTATTATTAGTGCCTCGGCTACAGGAAATAAGGATGTACTTGATGCTTCTCACTTTTCCTTAGTCGATGAATTTAATTTGGATAAAAATTGGTTGAGCTGTATTGGAAACTTACCCGCTTCATCAGAATCGCTTTCACATGCTGCTATTTACAGCGCATCGCCTCAAACAAAAGCCATAATACATATTCATAATTTACAATTGTGGAAAAAGTATCTGAATCGATTGCCCACTTCAGATGTTAGTGCTCCCTATGGAACACCGGAAATGGCCTACAGCTTACAAAGTTTAATTTTAAAAGAAAAATCGGATACCGGACTTATTGTTATGGGTGGTCACGAAGAGGGAATATTAATCTATGCCTCTGATTTAAAACAAGCTGGGAAAAAAGCTTTAAGTTTGACTTAA
- a CDS encoding PH domain-containing protein, translating to MGLLSGLMGNAGIVDNEKLQEEYSNLFTEGEEIEIGFKLIRDTFIFTNKRLILVDKQGLSGKKTEYLSIGYKSISRFSIETSGHFDLDAELKIWISSEQQASIQKKFNKKVNIYDVQKILAKHTC from the coding sequence ATGGGACTATTATCAGGATTAATGGGCAATGCAGGTATAGTTGATAATGAAAAACTGCAAGAAGAGTATAGTAACTTATTCACAGAAGGAGAAGAAATAGAAATTGGGTTTAAACTTATCCGCGATACTTTTATCTTTACCAACAAACGACTAATTTTAGTTGACAAACAAGGACTCTCCGGCAAAAAAACAGAATACCTCAGTATTGGATACAAAAGCATTTCTCGCTTTAGCATTGAGACTTCGGGGCACTTTGATTTAGATGCAGAGCTAAAAATTTGGATATCAAGCGAACAACAAGCTAGTATTCAAAAGAAATTCAATAAGAAAGTAAACATTTACGATGTACAGAAAATATTAGCCAAACATACTTGCTAA
- a CDS encoding dihydroorotase: protein MSAYLLKNATLVNEGKQFKADILIENERISKIITSNQKIKLPNDCINIDLSGKYILPGVIDDQVHFRDPGLTHKGDLETESKAAVAGGVTSFMDMPNTIPNVLTQDILEEKYQAAIGRSWANYSFYMGTSNTNVEEVLKTNPENVCGVKIFLGASTGNMLVDNQQTLEKIFAKSKMMIAVHCEDESTIQHNLKEAKAKYGDDIPISMHPLIRSEEACYLSSSFAVNLAKKHNTRLHVLHLTTAKEMELFSNDKPLIEKRITAEVCAHHLWFSDKDYAKKGTFIKWNPAIKKQSDTDGLLAALLENKIDVVATDHAPHTLEEKENVYTKAASGGPMVQHSLVLLLEMMHQGKITLERVVEKMCHAPAEMFQILNRGFIREGYFADLAIVDLNTSWEVMPENIHYKCGWSPLLGQQFKSKVEATFVNGQLVYNKGEFISKGQGKRLLFNRK, encoded by the coding sequence ATGTCTGCCTATCTTCTTAAAAATGCTACTTTAGTCAATGAAGGAAAACAGTTTAAAGCCGATATCCTCATTGAAAATGAACGTATTAGTAAAATAATTACAAGCAATCAGAAGATAAAGCTTCCTAATGATTGTATTAATATTGATTTAAGCGGAAAATATATTTTACCGGGAGTAATTGACGATCAGGTGCATTTTAGGGATCCCGGACTTACGCACAAAGGCGACTTGGAAACGGAATCTAAAGCCGCTGTTGCTGGTGGTGTGACTTCCTTTATGGATATGCCTAACACTATCCCCAATGTTTTAACACAGGATATTTTGGAAGAAAAATATCAAGCTGCAATTGGTCGTTCTTGGGCGAATTATTCCTTTTATATGGGAACATCAAATACCAATGTCGAGGAAGTTCTAAAAACCAATCCGGAGAATGTTTGTGGCGTAAAAATATTTTTGGGTGCTTCCACGGGTAATATGTTGGTTGATAATCAGCAAACGCTGGAAAAAATATTTGCGAAAAGTAAAATGATGATTGCTGTGCATTGTGAGGATGAAAGCACTATTCAGCATAATTTGAAAGAGGCAAAAGCAAAATATGGTGATGATATTCCAATTTCTATGCATCCGCTTATTCGTTCAGAAGAAGCTTGCTATTTATCAAGCTCTTTTGCTGTAAACTTAGCCAAAAAGCACAATACACGTTTACACGTTTTACATTTAACGACAGCCAAAGAAATGGAATTGTTTTCTAATGATAAACCATTGATAGAAAAGCGAATAACGGCAGAGGTTTGTGCGCATCATCTTTGGTTCTCGGATAAGGATTATGCTAAAAAAGGAACTTTTATTAAATGGAACCCTGCTATTAAAAAGCAAAGTGATACCGATGGATTATTAGCGGCTTTATTAGAAAATAAGATTGATGTTGTAGCAACAGATCATGCACCTCATACTTTGGAAGAAAAAGAGAATGTGTATACTAAAGCAGCTTCGGGTGGACCAATGGTTCAACATTCTTTGGTTTTGCTTTTGGAAATGATGCATCAAGGAAAAATTACTTTAGAAAGAGTGGTAGAAAAAATGTGTCATGCTCCGGCAGAAATGTTTCAAATCCTAAATAGAGGATTTATCAGGGAAGGCTATTTTGCCGATTTGGCCATCGTTGATTTAAACACTTCTTGGGAAGTAATGCCTGAGAATATTCATTATAAATGTGGGTGGTCACCTTTATTAGGACAGCAGTTTAAATCTAAAGTAGAAGCCACTTTTGTAAATGGTCAATTGGTTTACAATAAAGGTGAATTTATTTCGAAAGGGCAGGGGAAACGCTTATTGTTTAATCGTAAATAA